From a region of the Zerene cesonia ecotype Mississippi chromosome 11, Zerene_cesonia_1.1, whole genome shotgun sequence genome:
- the LOC119830564 gene encoding transcription termination factor 5, mitochondrial-like, with the protein MQFKRISLHIAKQAIESQYRCINKHNNGFIHNLEIPFVNLYQKVTGQHLSPKNLEQLRKKEPNLTNFTTEKLYLTLDILKKFGISAEEACCNPHLFCMNAISMDNYGEIFKECGFTKIVPKHLIRYNTIVKSRTIAYLKKEGLLNNESNLEEVLLAKFQEWPEQQKSLKKFCDANTSILTIRTSVLERYLEWRLHINNEDFAKYCKNYLPLRHRPMSDIRQAIDIAENIIKFELKVIKRNGFIISSDPVNTNLILENVDSLGGIEIKEAIRLEPAILKNNYNSLLEIKELLKQYDIAEEAQRRCLRVFCMNPDSVRDRLNELVNMKEYKVLATNPRV; encoded by the exons ATGCAGTTTAAGAGGATTTCTTTGCATATTGCCAAGCAAGCAATCGAAAGCCAATACCGGtgcataaataaacacaataacggctttattcataatttagaaataccatttgtaaatttataccaAAAAGTCACAG GCCAACATTTATCTCCAAAAAATCTGGAGCAACTAAGGAAAAAGGAaccaaatttaacaaatttcactACAGAAAAATTGTATCTTACATTAGATATACTCAAAAAGTTTGGAATCTCTGCTGAAGAAGCATGCTGCAATCCACacttattttgtatgaatgcTATATCTATGGATAATTATggagaaattttcaaagaatGTGGTTTTACCAAAATAGTACCGAAACATTTAATCAG atataatacaatagtCAAATCAAGGACAATAGcctatttgaaaaaagaagGTCTGCTCAATAATGAGTCTAATTTAGAAGAGGTTTTACTTGCTAAGTTTCAAGAATGGCCTGAGCAACAGAAATCCCTGAAAAAATTTTGCGATGCAAATACAAGTATTT TGACTATACGGACCAGTGTTTTAGAGAGATATCTTGAATGGAGACTTCACATTAACAATGAAGATTTTGCAAAATACTGTAAGAATTATTTACCTTTGAGACATAGGCCCATGTCTGATATACGTCAAGCCATAGATATAGCtgaaaatatcatcaaatttgaattaaaagttataaaaagaaacggTTTTATAATATCCTCTGATCCAGTCAATACAAATCTCATTTTAGAAAATGTTGATTCATTGGGTGgtattgaaattaaagaagCAATAAGACTCGAACctgctatattaaaaaataactacaacTCACTATTGGAAATTAAGGAATTGTTAAAG CAATATGATATAGCGGAAGAAGCGCAAAGACGATGTTTGAGGGTGTTCTGTATGAATCCTGATTCAGTGAGAGATCGTCTCAATGAGCTTGTCAATATGAAGGAGTATAAAGTACTAGCAACAAACCCAAGA gtttaa
- the LOC119830117 gene encoding serine protease inhibitor 88Ea-like: MRFKMIKLVILVIASAAAVNSQCFYKDDASKKLNPDDRINMYKGQLHFTLDLFNTINKYVPDDNIFFSPFSVYHALLLGYFAAGHQTEQGLKQALKIADSLDKVNLLTAYKVDKRSRAMNNNSDSYEFTNANRMFVDNGLHVRQCLLDLLSGELEALNFQDQPDQARQYINSWVERVTKNNIKDLIPADGISHSTKLVLANAAYFKGVWASKFPAERTKKQVFYVSETRQTLVPFMRQKGIFHYMVNEDLGAQILELPYKGNDISMYILLPPYSMKEGVSNIINNLTPERLAAVVEEGYMGREVVVEIPKFTIERSLELKPILETLGVGDLFNVTSDFSTLTDDRGVVFDDAVHKAKIQVDEEGTVAAAATAIFGFRSSRPAEPSVFIANFPFVYVIYERPTNSILFMGVYRDPKK; this comes from the exons ATGAG aTTTAAGATGattaaattagtaatattGGTCATCGCATCGGCTGCCGCAGTTAACAGCCAATGTTTTTACAAAGACGATGCATCCAAAAAGCTTAACCCCGATGATcgaataaatatgtacaaaggTCAACTACATTTTACTTTAGACCTGTTTAATACAATCAACAAATATGTACCAGATGACAACATCTTCTTTTCACCATTTTCGGTTTACCATGCTTTGCTCCTTGGATATTTCGCAGCGGGTCACCAAACAGAACAGGGATTAAAACAAGCCTTGAAAATTGCTGATTCTTTG GACAAGGTGAACCTGCTTACGGCTTACAAAGTGGACAAGAGGTCGCGAGCTATGAACAACAACAGCGACAGCTACGAGTTCACAAACGCTAACAGGATGTTCGTCGACAACGGGCTGCACGTCAGACAATGTTTACTCGACCTCCTTTCTGGGGAACTTGAGGCATTG AACTTCCAAGACCAACCAGATCAGGCGAGGCAGTATATTAACAGTTGGGTCGAACGGGTTACAAAGAACAATATTAAGGACCTAATTCCCGCAGACGGCATCTCACATTCCACGAAGCTAGTTTTAGCAAATGCTGCGTACTTCAAAGGCGTGTGGGCGTCAAAATTTCCCGCTGAGAGAACCAAGAAGCAAGTTTTCTACGTCTCTGAAACTCGCCAAACTTTAGTCCCATTCATGAGACAAAAGGGAATATTCCACTATA TGGTAAATGAGGACCTTGGAGCTCAAATCCTGGAACTTCCATACAAGGGCAATGACATCAGCATGTACATTCTTCTTCCACCTTACTCCATGAAGGAAG GTGTATCAAACATTATCAACAATTTAACTCCGGAACGTCTTGCGGCTGTAGTAGAAGAAGGTTATATGGGTCGCGAAGTTGTCGTTGAAATACCCAAATTCACAATTGAAAGATCTTTAGAACTTAAACCC attctCGAAACCCTTGGAGTTGGTGATCTTTTCAACGTCACGTCAGACTTCTCCACCCTTACTGATGACCGCGGTGTGGTCTTTGATGATGCGGTCCATAAAGCAAAGATACAAGTTGACGAAGAag GTACGGTAGCAGCAGCTGCGACAGCAATATTCGGATTCCGATCATCTCGACCCGCAGAGCCCAGCGTCTTCATCGCTAACTTCCCCTTCGTTTATGTCATTTACGAGAGACCCACCAACTCCATACTCTTTATGGGTGTTTACAGAGATCCTAAGAAGTAA